The following are encoded in a window of Marinilabiliales bacterium genomic DNA:
- the pfkA gene encoding 6-phosphofructokinase, which produces MDTLKRIAVLTSGGDSPGMNAAIRAVVKTALYHDIEVYGIYRGYHGMVNDLISPLKREDVKYILPLGGTILKSARSEEFRTPEGRKKAYENLKKHNIDALVVIGGDGTFTGAKIFMNEFDFPVIGLPGTIDNDLFGTDYTIGYDTAVNTVVSAIDKLRDTAYSHDMVFIVEVMGRDAGFIALRSGLASGSGKILIPETKTCTDELSERLRKRIERDETSAIIVVAEGDDFGGAFEVKKIINERFPDLSTRVTILGHIQRGGSPSAFDRILASGLGYQAVKGLMDGKSGVMVGSVNRKIEFVPFDRSIKHHNKINVELKNIAEILAS; this is translated from the coding sequence ATGGATACATTAAAAAGAATAGCCGTTCTCACCTCGGGAGGGGACTCACCCGGCATGAATGCTGCCATCAGGGCAGTTGTAAAAACAGCGCTCTATCATGATATTGAGGTTTATGGTATCTACAGGGGATACCATGGCATGGTTAACGATCTTATCAGTCCCCTGAAAAGAGAAGATGTAAAATACATTCTGCCTCTCGGCGGAACAATTCTCAAAAGCGCAAGGAGTGAGGAGTTCCGTACCCCGGAGGGGAGGAAAAAGGCTTATGAGAACCTGAAAAAGCATAACATCGATGCCCTTGTAGTGATAGGAGGGGACGGAACCTTTACGGGGGCCAAAATTTTCATGAATGAGTTTGATTTTCCCGTTATCGGCCTGCCCGGGACAATAGACAACGATCTTTTCGGCACCGATTACACCATAGGTTACGACACCGCTGTCAACACGGTGGTCAGTGCCATCGACAAGCTGAGGGACACTGCCTATTCGCACGATATGGTATTCATTGTTGAGGTGATGGGGCGCGATGCGGGGTTCATTGCGTTGCGGAGCGGACTGGCAAGCGGGTCGGGAAAGATTCTGATACCAGAAACAAAAACGTGTACCGATGAGCTGAGCGAGAGATTGCGCAAAAGAATTGAGAGGGATGAGACCAGCGCCATCATTGTGGTTGCCGAAGGCGATGATTTTGGAGGCGCTTTCGAGGTCAAAAAGATCATCAATGAACGGTTCCCTGATCTAAGTACGCGTGTTACCATACTGGGACACATACAGAGGGGCGGATCACCGTCAGCCTTTGACCGGATACTGGCGAGCGGACTGGGATACCAGGCTGTAAAGGGGCTAATGGATGGTAAAAGTGGTGTGATGGTTGGATCGGTCAACCGGAAGATAGAATTTGTGCCTTTTGACAGGTCGATCAAGCACCACAACAAGATCAATGTCGAGTTGAAGAACATTGCCGAGATACTGGCATCCTGA